In one Nocardia tengchongensis genomic region, the following are encoded:
- the gatC gene encoding Asp-tRNA(Asn)/Glu-tRNA(Gln) amidotransferase subunit GatC, with protein MPAISRDEVAHLARLSRLALTDDELDLYAGQLDSILTHVAQISQVAAADVPATASPNPETNVTRPDVPQPCLTPEQALAMAPAVEEQRFMVPQILGEGA; from the coding sequence GTGCCCGCCATCTCCAGGGACGAGGTAGCCCACCTCGCCCGGCTGTCCCGGCTCGCTTTGACGGACGACGAACTCGATCTGTACGCCGGTCAGCTGGATTCCATCCTGACCCACGTCGCACAGATCTCGCAGGTCGCCGCCGCCGATGTGCCCGCCACCGCATCCCCGAATCCGGAGACCAACGTGACGCGCCCGGATGTGCCGCAGCCGTGCCTGACTCCGGAGCAGGCGCTCGCCATGGCGCCCGCGGTCGAGGAGCAGCGATTCATGGTTCCGCAGATTCTGGGAGAGGGCGCATGA
- a CDS encoding amino acid-binding protein, protein MSYLLRVQLPDRPGSLGSLALALGSVGADILSLDVVERGDGFAIDDIVVEVPTGALPDTLITAAESLHDVQVDSLRPYSGILDTHRELELIDQVANARDDRLQVLVDGAPRVLRVGWSTVIDMGPQGAYRVVGSQSAPSTQAASAPWMPLEKPTVLDGDADWVPGLWKDMDTKLAAAPLGNTGKVLLLGRPGGPDFRPSEVARLGYLAGIIAGVLG, encoded by the coding sequence GTGTCATACCTGCTTCGCGTGCAACTTCCGGATCGCCCAGGGAGTCTCGGATCGCTGGCGCTGGCGCTGGGTTCGGTTGGCGCGGACATCCTCTCGCTGGATGTCGTCGAGCGCGGCGACGGTTTCGCGATCGACGACATCGTGGTCGAGGTGCCGACGGGCGCGCTGCCCGACACCCTCATCACCGCCGCCGAGTCGCTACACGACGTCCAAGTGGATTCGCTACGCCCGTACTCCGGGATCCTCGACACCCACCGCGAGCTCGAACTCATCGATCAGGTCGCCAATGCGCGCGATGATCGGTTGCAGGTTCTGGTCGACGGCGCGCCGCGGGTGCTGCGGGTCGGCTGGTCGACGGTGATCGACATGGGCCCGCAGGGCGCCTACCGGGTGGTGGGCTCGCAGAGCGCCCCGTCCACCCAGGCCGCGTCCGCGCCGTGGATGCCACTGGAGAAGCCGACCGTCCTCGACGGCGACGCCGACTGGGTGCCCGGCCTGTGGAAGGACATGGACACCAAGCTGGCCGCCGCGCCGCTCGGCAACACCGGCAAGGTGCTGCTGCTGGGCCGACCGGGCGGGCCGGACTTCCGGCCGTCGGAGGTGGCCCGACTGGGCTACCTGGCCGGCATCATCGCGGGCGTACTCGGCTGA
- a CDS encoding ATP/GTP-binding protein: MTNHRSLAEPQELRLTRGSGPVATPVTAVYGAAATGKTGLIDALDRMRDAVLNSVTGWDPYSGPDRTPHLGFSDRPSEFVANFVAEGCPYTYGFRLDNADVAAEWLHSHPHNRKRVVFERAGDDIRIGPMFEAARYGLGAVVPLVRPNALLLSLSGQLYAEPLVPAYRWFQSLLEVQCGQPDPQEIAHRVGSHISRSTDHAVRLLTLLRGADLGITDLLLPSDDPMYADYLRDLDTDIASTTKEIENCTVSANYAEEMFLEHGITVTLLQRELANLYAARDALYSRMVARRGVGLGLTHEGIETAFDITDESSSTLAMLRLLPPMLDALDTGGVLAVDDIDAALTPETADSLIQLFQNPETNTQGAQLVFTTANRTLIDRGNGRSQSKRTTVWQLRRQHGVSELTAH, translated from the coding sequence GTGACGAACCATCGGTCCCTCGCCGAACCGCAGGAACTGCGGCTGACCCGGGGTAGCGGACCGGTCGCCACACCGGTCACCGCCGTGTACGGCGCGGCCGCCACCGGCAAGACCGGCCTCATCGACGCGCTCGACCGCATGCGCGACGCCGTACTGAACTCGGTCACCGGCTGGGATCCGTACTCCGGACCCGACCGCACCCCGCACCTCGGATTCTCGGATCGCCCTTCGGAATTCGTGGCCAACTTCGTCGCCGAGGGCTGCCCGTACACCTACGGCTTCCGGCTCGACAACGCCGACGTGGCCGCGGAATGGCTGCACTCGCATCCGCACAACCGCAAGCGCGTGGTCTTCGAACGCGCCGGTGACGACATCCGCATCGGGCCGATGTTCGAGGCCGCCCGGTACGGACTGGGTGCCGTGGTGCCGCTGGTGCGCCCGAACGCGCTGCTGCTCAGCCTGTCCGGGCAGCTGTACGCCGAACCGCTGGTCCCGGCCTACCGCTGGTTCCAGTCGCTGCTGGAAGTGCAGTGCGGGCAACCGGATCCGCAGGAGATCGCGCACCGCGTCGGCTCGCACATCTCCCGCTCCACCGATCACGCGGTGCGCCTGCTCACCCTGCTGCGCGGCGCCGACCTGGGCATCACCGATCTGCTGCTGCCCTCCGACGACCCCATGTACGCCGACTACCTGCGTGACCTGGACACCGATATCGCGTCCACCACAAAGGAAATCGAGAACTGCACGGTCTCGGCGAACTACGCCGAGGAGATGTTCCTCGAACACGGCATCACCGTCACCCTGCTGCAGCGCGAACTGGCCAACCTCTACGCCGCCCGCGACGCGCTCTACTCCCGCATGGTGGCGCGCCGCGGTGTCGGGCTGGGCCTGACCCACGAGGGCATCGAGACCGCCTTCGACATCACCGACGAGTCCAGCTCCACCCTGGCCATGCTGCGCCTGCTGCCGCCCATGCTCGACGCCCTCGACACCGGCGGCGTGCTGGCCGTCGACGACATCGACGCCGCGCTCACCCCCGAGACCGCCGACAGCCTCATCCAGTTGTTCCAGAACCCCGAAACCAACACCCAGGGCGCGCAGTTGGTGTTCACCACCGCCAACCGCACCCTCATCGACCGTGGCAACGGCCGCTCCCAGTCCAAGCGCACCACGGTCTGGCAGCTGCGCCGCCAGCACGGCGTGTCCGAACTCACCGCCCACTAG
- the ligA gene encoding NAD-dependent DNA ligase LigA translates to MTAASGDERVEWQRLAEEVRDHQFRYYVRDAPIITDGEFDELFNRLVALEETHPDLRTPDSPTQLVGGGFTTAFAPVDHLERMYSLDNVFNEDEMRQWIAKVEADAGSGLYYVCEVKIDGVALNLVYEDGKLVRGATRGDGRTGEDVTLNARTIEDIPHELTHSDEFPVPKLLEVRGEAFMTLADFEALNASIVAEGKAPYANPRNTAAGSLRQKDPAVTARRRLRMICHGFGRLEGFAPESQHEAYRALAAWGLPVSAHTVRVQGADAVIDRVNYWGEHRHDIEHEIDGQVVKVDEFSLQRRLGATSRAPRWAIAYKYPPEEATTKLLDIQVNVGRTGRVTPFAVMQPVTVAGSTVAMATLHNASEVQRKGVLIGDTVTIRKAGDVIPEVLGPVVDARDGSERAFVMPTHCPECGTELAPAKEGDADIRCPNQQYCPAQLRERVFHVAGRGAFDIEALGYEAAIDLLKSGAIADEGDLFSLDEDTLLTTTLFTNKSGTLSQNGKRLLENLESAKDRPLWRVLVGLSIRHAGPTAARALATAFGSMDRIREASAEELAATDGVGPTIAAAVTEWFTVPWHLDIVDKWAAAGVRMEDERDESIERNLEGLSIVVTGSLEGFTRDGAKEAILIRGGKAAGSVSKKTAFVVIGDAPGSKAAKAEELGVPILDEAGFVKLLEGGPEAVA, encoded by the coding sequence ATCACCGCGGCGAGCGGGGACGAGCGGGTCGAGTGGCAGCGGCTGGCGGAGGAGGTCCGCGACCACCAGTTCCGCTACTACGTGCGGGACGCGCCGATCATCACCGACGGCGAGTTCGACGAGCTGTTCAACCGCCTGGTGGCGCTCGAGGAGACGCATCCGGATCTACGGACCCCGGATTCGCCGACCCAGCTCGTCGGCGGCGGCTTCACCACCGCGTTCGCGCCCGTGGATCATCTGGAGCGGATGTACTCGCTGGACAACGTGTTCAACGAGGACGAGATGCGCCAGTGGATCGCCAAGGTGGAGGCCGACGCCGGCTCCGGGCTGTACTACGTGTGCGAGGTGAAGATCGACGGTGTCGCCCTCAACCTGGTGTACGAGGACGGCAAGCTGGTGCGCGGCGCCACCCGCGGCGACGGCCGCACCGGTGAGGACGTCACCCTCAATGCCCGCACCATCGAGGACATCCCGCACGAGCTGACCCACAGCGACGAGTTCCCGGTCCCGAAGCTGCTCGAAGTGCGCGGCGAGGCGTTCATGACGCTGGCCGACTTCGAGGCGCTCAACGCCTCGATCGTCGCGGAAGGCAAGGCGCCGTACGCGAATCCGCGCAATACCGCGGCCGGTTCGCTGCGGCAGAAGGATCCGGCGGTGACGGCGCGGCGGCGGCTGCGGATGATCTGCCACGGCTTCGGCCGCCTGGAGGGTTTCGCGCCGGAGTCGCAGCACGAGGCGTACCGCGCGCTGGCCGCGTGGGGGCTGCCGGTGTCGGCGCACACGGTGCGGGTGCAGGGCGCGGACGCGGTGATCGACCGCGTCAACTACTGGGGCGAACACCGCCACGACATCGAGCACGAGATCGACGGCCAGGTCGTCAAGGTCGACGAGTTCAGCCTGCAGCGCCGCCTGGGCGCGACCTCGCGCGCGCCGCGCTGGGCCATCGCCTACAAGTATCCGCCGGAGGAAGCCACCACCAAGCTGCTCGATATTCAGGTGAATGTCGGTCGCACGGGCCGGGTTACGCCGTTCGCGGTGATGCAGCCGGTGACGGTCGCGGGTTCCACGGTCGCCATGGCCACCCTGCACAATGCCTCCGAGGTGCAGCGCAAGGGCGTGCTGATCGGCGACACCGTCACCATCCGCAAGGCCGGTGACGTGATTCCCGAGGTGCTGGGCCCGGTGGTGGACGCGCGCGACGGTTCCGAGCGCGCCTTCGTGATGCCGACGCACTGCCCCGAGTGCGGCACCGAGCTGGCTCCGGCCAAGGAGGGCGACGCCGATATCCGCTGCCCCAATCAGCAGTACTGCCCGGCGCAGTTGCGGGAGCGGGTGTTCCACGTGGCCGGGCGCGGCGCGTTCGATATCGAGGCGCTGGGCTACGAGGCCGCCATCGACCTGCTGAAGTCGGGCGCGATCGCCGACGAGGGCGACCTGTTCTCGCTCGACGAGGACACACTGCTCACCACCACGCTGTTCACCAACAAGAGCGGCACCTTGTCGCAGAACGGCAAACGGCTGCTGGAGAACCTGGAGTCGGCCAAGGACCGCCCGCTGTGGCGTGTCCTGGTCGGCCTGTCCATCCGGCACGCGGGTCCGACCGCGGCCCGCGCCCTGGCCACCGCTTTCGGCAGCATGGACCGGATTCGCGAGGCCTCGGCCGAGGAACTGGCCGCCACCGACGGCGTCGGCCCGACCATCGCCGCCGCGGTCACCGAATGGTTCACCGTGCCTTGGCATCTCGACATCGTCGACAAGTGGGCCGCGGCCGGTGTCCGCATGGAGGACGAGCGTGACGAGTCCATCGAACGCAACCTCGAGGGCCTGTCCATCGTGGTCACCGGTTCGCTGGAGGGCTTCACCCGCGACGGCGCGAAGGAAGCCATCCTCATCCGCGGCGGCAAGGCCGCCGGATCGGTCTCCAAGAAAACGGCTTTCGTGGTGATCGGCGACGCCCCGGGCTCCAAGGCCGCCAAGGCCGAGGAACTGGGTGTACCGATCCTCGACGAGGCGGGCTTCGTCAAGCTGCTCGAAGGCGGCCCCGAGGCAGTCGCCTGA
- a CDS encoding GNAT family N-acetyltransferase, with protein sequence MASEANDVQIRDAEAADFAAIGDLTVEVYVGEGHVNPESPYVAELADTATRAASAEILVAVRGGELLGSLTMARPGTAFADIARPGELEFRMLAVSKRARGLGIGRALLERVVDTARAEGFDAVVLTTMPTMQDARRMYDRFGFAQVPERGWFTGSGLSLTVMRLALETTT encoded by the coding sequence ATGGCATCGGAAGCGAACGATGTACAGATCCGTGATGCCGAGGCCGCGGATTTCGCGGCCATCGGCGACCTGACCGTCGAAGTGTACGTGGGCGAGGGGCATGTCAACCCCGAAAGCCCCTATGTCGCAGAGCTTGCCGACACCGCCACCCGCGCGGCGTCGGCCGAGATTCTGGTCGCGGTGCGCGGTGGCGAGCTGCTCGGCTCCCTGACCATGGCCCGGCCGGGCACCGCCTTCGCCGACATCGCGCGCCCGGGTGAGCTGGAGTTCCGGATGCTCGCGGTGTCCAAGCGGGCCCGGGGCCTCGGCATCGGCCGCGCCCTACTGGAACGGGTGGTCGACACCGCCCGCGCCGAGGGCTTCGACGCGGTGGTCCTCACGACCATGCCGACCATGCAGGACGCGCGCCGCATGTACGACCGGTTCGGCTTCGCGCAGGTGCCGGAACGGGGTTGGTTCACCGGTTCGGGACTGTCGCTCACCGTCATGCGGCTGGCTCTCGAAACAACAACCTGA
- a CDS encoding excisionase family DNA-binding protein yields MTVCRVEAEVPQSTRNQIRKALVSLPPASQQPSTIVIDEVPMLVPASVRAAVVALLEHLSEGRGVAIGPVDALVTTSTAADLLGLSRTYVCRMVDAGELPVEYRGTHRRIPLQAVLDYRELRRRDRTQALDEVARISRESGMYDDEF; encoded by the coding sequence ATGACCGTGTGCCGCGTGGAAGCCGAGGTTCCGCAGTCCACGAGGAACCAGATCCGGAAAGCCCTGGTGTCGCTGCCTCCGGCCTCGCAGCAACCCTCGACGATCGTCATAGACGAGGTTCCGATGCTGGTTCCCGCGAGCGTGCGGGCCGCGGTGGTGGCGTTGCTGGAGCATCTCAGCGAAGGGCGGGGTGTCGCGATCGGCCCCGTAGATGCCTTGGTGACCACGTCCACGGCAGCCGATCTGCTGGGACTGTCACGGACGTACGTTTGCCGGATGGTGGACGCCGGAGAACTGCCGGTCGAGTATCGCGGCACCCATCGGCGGATCCCGCTACAGGCCGTTCTGGACTACCGTGAGCTTCGCCGTCGCGACCGCACGCAGGCGCTGGACGAAGTCGCACGCATCTCGCGGGAATCGGGTATGTACGACGACGAGTTCTGA
- a CDS encoding SAM-dependent methyltransferase — translation MTEAAAKVPVDGVAMTAIGVAVIRARESERPDRLYDDPQAAAFVTAARAGFEPDRWARVEAVADQFYEGRTIGVHLVDERFRAAIAAGLRQIVVLGAGLDTRAYRMALPPDTHVYEIDLPELFAFKEPVLAATAATPTCHRHVVIADLRDDWRKSLLSAGFDPSAPTYWVDEGSLGYLNQDWNQRVVRTLTELSAPGSRFGAARYVVDPDAPQYRDLRRLVAGDNAPDPAPAPSTPDFDAQAWLEDIGWSTEFHSWNDMTADLPRPAGTLDPRIGNIAAIRR, via the coding sequence ATGACTGAAGCGGCAGCGAAAGTGCCGGTCGACGGCGTGGCCATGACGGCGATCGGGGTGGCCGTGATCAGGGCGCGGGAGTCCGAGCGCCCCGACCGCCTCTACGACGACCCGCAGGCCGCGGCGTTCGTGACCGCCGCCCGCGCGGGTTTCGAACCGGATCGCTGGGCCCGGGTGGAGGCCGTGGCCGACCAGTTCTACGAGGGCCGCACCATCGGCGTGCACCTGGTCGACGAACGATTCCGGGCGGCGATCGCCGCGGGCCTCCGCCAGATCGTGGTCCTGGGAGCGGGTTTGGACACCCGCGCCTACCGCATGGCCCTCCCGCCCGACACCCACGTCTACGAGATCGACCTCCCCGAACTCTTCGCCTTCAAGGAGCCGGTCCTCGCCGCCACTGCTGCCACCCCGACCTGCCACCGCCACGTCGTCATCGCCGACCTCCGCGACGACTGGCGAAAATCCTTGCTGTCGGCCGGTTTCGACCCATCCGCACCCACCTACTGGGTCGACGAGGGCTCCCTCGGCTACCTGAACCAGGACTGGAACCAGCGCGTGGTCCGCACCCTCACCGAACTCTCCGCCCCCGGAAGCCGTTTCGGCGCGGCCCGCTACGTCGTCGACCCTGACGCACCCCAATACCGAGACCTCCGCCGCCTGGTCGCCGGCGACAACGCCCCCGACCCCGCTCCCGCCCCATCGACCCCCGACTTCGACGCGCAAGCTTGGCTCGAAGACATCGGCTGGTCCACCGAATTCCACAGCTGGAACGACATGACGGCCGACCTCCCCCGCCCCGCGGGCACCCTCGACCCCCGCATCGGCAATATCGCGGCCATCCGCCGCTGA
- a CDS encoding TetR/AcrR family transcriptional regulator, with amino-acid sequence MDGRRSDTRERIRSVAMELFSEHGYEKTSLREIAERLGVTKAALYYHFRTKEDIVASLSEDLRGGVDEIVRWAEAAPEGPERAREIVVRYGTLLHSLGKDMIRFWHENQPAFRDLGFGTSLRYQFRVLADLMTAPSREPLAVFHARQALLAISWSLSMMGDLDLTDEESNAAAVAIALDIVERM; translated from the coding sequence ATGGACGGGCGTCGTAGTGACACGCGGGAGCGGATTCGGTCCGTCGCCATGGAGTTGTTCTCCGAGCACGGGTACGAGAAGACCTCGCTGCGGGAGATCGCCGAACGCCTGGGAGTCACCAAAGCCGCGCTGTACTACCACTTCCGGACCAAGGAAGACATCGTCGCCAGCCTGTCGGAGGATCTGCGCGGCGGCGTCGACGAGATCGTGCGCTGGGCCGAGGCCGCGCCGGAAGGGCCGGAGCGGGCGCGCGAGATCGTGGTCCGGTACGGGACGCTGCTGCACAGCCTGGGCAAGGACATGATCCGGTTCTGGCACGAGAACCAGCCCGCGTTCCGCGATCTCGGCTTCGGGACCAGCCTGCGCTACCAGTTCCGGGTGCTCGCCGACCTGATGACCGCGCCCAGCCGGGAACCACTGGCCGTGTTCCACGCGCGGCAGGCGCTGCTGGCCATCAGCTGGAGCCTGTCGATGATGGGCGATCTCGACCTGACCGACGAGGAGAGCAACGCGGCGGCCGTGGCCATCGCGCTGGACATCGTCGAGCGGATGTAG
- a CDS encoding methionine synthase: protein MADEAAAVLRGGVATGVGSWPGTDAREAAATVVGELGQLPHLVELPARGVGADMVGRVSGLLVDMQFDSTTRGYRLGPRPGAVSRRANDLLRTDLDALEEAWETGGLAGSGHPVKVQVAGPLSVAAEVELPGGHRILTDSGALRDLSESLAEGIAAHVAEVGKRLGAPVVLQIDEPHLTAVLNGALKGVSVMNIVGAMPEPEALHILDIVAGKQSVPVLVHTCADRPALGFLRKSSAAAVGFDLAAIGTSDLDRIGELLDSGKHLVLGLVPTTEPVKPVTWREIAEPGVRLMDRLGFPRRLLAEQILVSPACGLAGASLSWARRAVSLAAETAAAYADEPESLTFE from the coding sequence TTGGCTGACGAGGCGGCAGCGGTGCTGCGTGGCGGGGTCGCGACCGGGGTGGGCTCGTGGCCGGGCACCGACGCGCGCGAGGCCGCGGCGACCGTGGTGGGGGAGTTGGGGCAGCTGCCGCATCTGGTGGAACTGCCCGCGCGCGGAGTGGGCGCGGATATGGTCGGGCGGGTGTCCGGGCTGCTGGTGGACATGCAGTTCGACAGCACGACCCGGGGGTATCGGCTGGGCCCGCGCCCGGGCGCGGTGTCGCGACGGGCCAACGATCTGCTGCGCACCGATCTGGACGCGCTGGAAGAGGCTTGGGAAACAGGTGGTTTGGCCGGATCCGGGCATCCGGTGAAGGTGCAGGTGGCGGGCCCGCTGTCGGTGGCCGCGGAGGTGGAGCTGCCGGGCGGGCATCGGATCCTGACCGATTCCGGTGCGCTGCGCGACCTTTCGGAGTCGCTGGCCGAGGGCATCGCCGCGCATGTGGCCGAGGTGGGCAAGCGGCTGGGCGCGCCGGTCGTGCTGCAGATCGACGAGCCGCATCTGACGGCCGTGCTGAACGGCGCGCTGAAGGGCGTGAGCGTCATGAACATCGTGGGCGCCATGCCCGAACCCGAGGCGCTGCACATCCTCGACATCGTGGCCGGGAAGCAGTCCGTGCCGGTGCTGGTGCATACCTGCGCCGATCGTCCCGCGCTCGGTTTCCTGCGCAAGAGCTCCGCGGCCGCCGTCGGTTTCGACCTGGCCGCGATCGGCACCTCCGATCTCGACCGGATCGGCGAATTGCTGGACAGCGGAAAGCATCTGGTGCTCGGCCTGGTCCCCACCACCGAGCCCGTCAAGCCGGTCACCTGGCGGGAGATCGCCGAACCCGGTGTCCGCCTGATGGATCGGCTCGGTTTCCCGCGCCGCCTGCTGGCCGAGCAGATCCTGGTCTCCCCGGCCTGCGGTCTGGCCGGGGCCTCGCTGTCGTGGGCGCGCCGCGCGGTGAGCCTGGCCGCGGAGACCGCGGCGGCCTACGCCGACGAACCGGAATCGCTGACCTTCGAGTAG
- the mnmA gene encoding tRNA 2-thiouridine(34) synthase MnmA: MRVLAAMSGGVDSAVAAARAVDAGHEVVGVHLALSANPGTLRTGSRGCCSKEDSGDARRAADVLGIPFYVWDFADRFKEDVIDDFVAAYAAGETPNPCLRCNEKIKFSALADRAVALGFDAVVTGHYARLEDGVLRRAVDADKDQSYVLAVLTADQLSRAMFPVGDTPKPRIREEAAERGLAVANKPDSHDICFIPSGDTQAFLGAKIGIRPGAVLDADGTKLADHEGVHGFTIGQRKGLGLPGPAADGKPRYVTGIDPVSGDVHVGSAKDLEVWTVLADRAIWTSGDTPSGPIECVAQVRAHGGTAPAVAEAVDGGLVVRLREPLTGVARGQAVVLYRPDADGDEVLGSGTISGTEREPHSYASELVSDSAR, translated from the coding sequence ATGCGAGTACTTGCCGCGATGAGTGGTGGCGTGGATTCCGCCGTGGCGGCCGCCCGCGCCGTGGACGCCGGCCACGAGGTGGTCGGTGTGCACCTGGCGCTGTCCGCGAATCCGGGCACGCTACGCACCGGATCGCGGGGCTGCTGCTCCAAGGAGGACTCCGGCGATGCCCGCCGGGCCGCCGACGTGCTCGGAATCCCCTTCTACGTCTGGGATTTCGCCGACCGGTTCAAGGAGGACGTGATCGACGACTTCGTCGCCGCGTACGCCGCCGGTGAGACCCCCAACCCGTGCCTGCGCTGCAACGAGAAGATCAAGTTCTCGGCGCTCGCCGACCGCGCGGTGGCGCTGGGCTTCGACGCCGTGGTCACCGGGCACTACGCCCGGCTGGAAGACGGCGTGCTGCGCCGGGCCGTCGACGCCGACAAGGACCAGTCCTACGTGCTGGCCGTGCTGACCGCCGACCAGCTCTCGCGCGCCATGTTCCCCGTCGGCGACACCCCCAAGCCGCGGATCCGCGAGGAGGCCGCCGAGCGTGGGCTGGCCGTCGCCAACAAGCCCGACAGCCACGACATCTGCTTCATCCCCTCCGGTGACACCCAGGCCTTCCTGGGCGCGAAGATCGGCATCCGGCCCGGCGCGGTCCTCGACGCCGACGGCACCAAGCTCGCCGATCACGAAGGCGTGCACGGTTTCACCATCGGCCAGCGCAAGGGCCTGGGCCTGCCCGGCCCGGCCGCCGACGGCAAGCCGCGCTACGTCACCGGGATCGACCCGGTCTCCGGCGACGTGCACGTGGGTTCGGCCAAGGACCTCGAGGTGTGGACGGTGCTGGCCGACCGCGCCATCTGGACCTCCGGCGACACCCCTTCCGGCCCGATCGAATGCGTCGCCCAGGTGCGCGCGCACGGCGGCACCGCCCCCGCGGTCGCCGAGGCCGTGGACGGTGGCCTGGTGGTGCGGCTGCGCGAGCCGCTGACCGGCGTGGCCCGGGGCCAGGCCGTGGTGCTCTACCGTCCCGACGCGGACGGTGACGAGGTGCTGGGCAGTGGAACCATTTCCGGCACCGAACGCGAACCTCATTCGTACGCAAGCGAACTGGTCTCGGATAGCGCCCGGTGA
- a CDS encoding cysteine desulfurase family protein: MKSAFPGPSNAHTVYLDHAATTPMFPVAVEAMCAALGMTGNASSLHGSGRAARRLLEEARESIAAGLGARPSEVIFTSGGTESDNLAVKGIYWARRDADPKRNRILVSAVEHHAVLDTVEWLEQHEGARITWLECDAEGVVSPRILRDALAEYAEETALVSVMWANNEVGTIQPIPELAAVAQEFDVPMHSDAVQAAAQLPIDFARSGLAAASFAGHKVGGPHGVGVLLLGRQVPAVSLLHGGGHERDLRSGTSDVPAAVSLAAAIRETVAGLELRAVDLERLRERLIDGVRAAVPDAVLNGATGELRLPGNAHFTFPGCEGDSLLMLLDAAGIECSTGSACNAGVAGPSHVLLAMGVEPARARGSLRFSLGHNSTDADIDALLAVLPQVVERAKAAGLAGAKGGF; this comes from the coding sequence ATGAAGTCGGCTTTCCCGGGTCCAAGCAATGCCCACACGGTCTACCTCGATCACGCGGCGACTACACCGATGTTTCCGGTCGCGGTCGAGGCCATGTGTGCTGCGCTGGGGATGACCGGTAACGCGTCGTCGTTGCACGGGTCTGGGCGGGCGGCGCGGCGGCTGCTCGAGGAGGCTCGGGAGTCGATCGCGGCGGGCCTGGGGGCGCGGCCTTCGGAGGTCATCTTCACCTCGGGCGGAACCGAGAGCGACAATCTCGCCGTCAAGGGGATCTACTGGGCTCGGCGTGACGCCGACCCGAAGCGCAACCGAATCCTGGTGAGTGCGGTCGAGCATCACGCGGTGCTGGACACCGTGGAGTGGCTCGAGCAGCACGAGGGGGCCCGGATCACGTGGCTGGAGTGCGACGCCGAGGGTGTCGTCTCGCCGCGGATCCTGCGCGACGCGCTGGCCGAGTACGCCGAGGAGACGGCGCTGGTCAGTGTGATGTGGGCCAACAACGAGGTCGGGACCATCCAGCCGATCCCGGAATTGGCCGCGGTGGCACAGGAGTTCGACGTCCCCATGCACAGCGACGCGGTGCAGGCGGCCGCGCAGCTGCCCATAGATTTCGCGCGCAGCGGGCTGGCCGCGGCCAGTTTCGCGGGCCACAAGGTGGGCGGGCCGCACGGGGTCGGCGTGCTGCTGCTGGGCCGGCAGGTGCCGGCGGTGTCGCTGCTGCACGGCGGCGGGCACGAGCGGGACCTGCGCTCGGGCACCTCGGATGTGCCGGCGGCGGTGAGCCTGGCCGCGGCGATCCGCGAGACCGTGGCGGGCCTGGAGCTGCGCGCGGTGGACCTGGAGCGGCTGCGGGAACGGCTCATCGACGGCGTGCGCGCCGCGGTGCCGGACGCGGTGCTCAACGGGGCGACCGGTGAGCTGCGGCTGCCGGGCAACGCCCACTTCACGTTCCCCGGCTGCGAGGGCGACTCGCTGCTGATGCTGCTCGACGCCGCCGGGATCGAATGCTCGACCGGATCCGCGTGCAATGCCGGAGTCGCCGGACCCTCCCATGTGCTGCTGGCCATGGGCGTGGAACCGGCGCGGGCGCGCGGATCCCTGCGATTCTCATTGGGACACAATTCGACCGACGCCGATATCGATGCCCTGCTGGCGGTGCTGCCGCAGGTGGTGGAGCGGGCGAAGGCGGCCGGACTGGCCGGAGCGAAGGGAGGCTTCTAG